A window of the Bdellovibrio sp. ZAP7 genome harbors these coding sequences:
- a CDS encoding ankyrin repeat domain-containing protein — MSAGDWKEMYGAAVSGNLDLVQYHIKNGVSPNYQHPEIMSTALVASIIGGHLDISLYLLENGADPTLISEFDNLTPLQAAKMFKRQELIEIITKMIPKKSLWQRLCLIIKV; from the coding sequence ATGTCTGCGGGTGACTGGAAAGAAATGTACGGTGCGGCGGTTTCAGGGAATCTGGATTTGGTTCAATACCACATTAAGAATGGAGTGAGCCCGAATTATCAGCACCCTGAAATCATGTCGACAGCATTAGTTGCGAGTATTATCGGCGGACACCTGGATATTAGTTTGTATCTCTTGGAAAACGGCGCAGATCCAACTTTGATTTCAGAGTTTGATAATCTGACGCCGTTGCAGGCAGCGAAAATGTTTAAACGCCAAGAGCTGATTGAAATCATCACGAAAATGATTCCGAAGAAATCGCTGTGGCAAAGATTGTGTTTGATCATTAAGGTTTAA
- a CDS encoding class I SAM-dependent methyltransferase: protein MAGDFPYLHGFSKDEQERLRKQARFGEHTVYQNVNLSSVSHLLEVGCGVGAQSEIILRRFPDLHLTGIDLSTNQLSSARHRLAALPGLAGRFEMKEMDATKMSFGANSFDGAFLCWILEHVPDPIRTLSEVRRVLRPGSPVYITEVMNASFFLDPYSPNVWKYWMAFNEYQLKQHGDPFVGAKLGNFLMQLGFHDVQTEVKTWFLDNRQPQARKDCVEYWTELLLSASDQLVKAHCVSKEVVEGMKEEMATVANDPNAVFYYSFVQAHART from the coding sequence ATGGCTGGCGATTTTCCTTATCTTCATGGGTTCAGCAAAGACGAACAAGAGCGATTGCGCAAACAAGCTCGCTTCGGTGAACACACTGTCTATCAAAATGTAAATTTATCCAGCGTCAGTCATCTTTTGGAAGTCGGTTGTGGAGTTGGTGCGCAAAGTGAAATCATTCTTCGGCGTTTTCCTGATCTGCATTTGACGGGAATTGATCTGAGCACCAATCAACTAAGCTCTGCACGTCATCGACTCGCAGCTTTGCCAGGTTTGGCGGGGCGTTTTGAGATGAAAGAGATGGATGCTACCAAGATGTCTTTTGGTGCGAACTCTTTCGATGGTGCTTTTCTTTGCTGGATTTTGGAACACGTGCCGGATCCAATTCGCACATTGTCAGAAGTACGACGCGTGCTTCGTCCGGGCTCTCCGGTTTATATTACCGAAGTTATGAATGCTTCCTTTTTTCTGGATCCCTATTCCCCGAATGTTTGGAAGTATTGGATGGCCTTCAATGAATATCAGCTGAAACAACATGGTGATCCGTTCGTTGGTGCAAAGCTTGGAAATTTCTTAATGCAGCTGGGATTTCATGATGTGCAAACCGAAGTGAAAACTTGGTTCCTGGACAATCGCCAGCCACAAGCGCGCAAAGACTGTGTCGAGTATTGGACAGAGTTGTTACTGAGTGCCAGTGATCAACTGGTGAAAGCTCACTGCGTTTCCAAAGAAGTCGTCGAAGGTATGAAAGAAGAAATGGCAACGGTCGCCAATGACCCAAATGCTGTTTTCTATTATAGCTTTGTTCAAGCTCACGCGCGAACATAG
- a CDS encoding DUF429 domain-containing protein, whose protein sequence is MPKSRVPSHGRKARKPSVKSKAVKKKTSKKVAKKTAKPRSSLIKATPLASENHAGDVHRFVGVSLGGGKMDKACVSVIEYYPKHNKVFLSRLVEKIKSDEVHSADFKIHEIIEQYGSIDLLAFDVPFQLPNTLRNPCCGEIETCNHQPHIKWMWDYTRKLHKKKKPRKLFTPYTQRCVEMYLSTEIEEPFHLQHAMGANMAPLLARAMFLKQKLNMKVIEVFPKLSLWRIGRSLHVMKSHLLFHKHAIGGDESRRAILHALSTHNIAFVYDQDVKLMIENNHAFESFICALTAFLSFKGLTEPRPEGFPSNEDWVEFPVSSIKWNSF, encoded by the coding sequence ATGCCAAAAAGCCGGGTTCCAAGTCATGGGCGCAAAGCCCGTAAACCCTCTGTAAAGAGTAAGGCCGTCAAAAAAAAGACGAGCAAGAAGGTTGCGAAAAAAACCGCAAAACCTCGCTCGTCTTTGATTAAAGCGACGCCTTTGGCTTCTGAAAATCATGCAGGTGATGTGCATCGTTTTGTCGGCGTTTCTTTGGGCGGTGGCAAAATGGATAAAGCCTGCGTCTCAGTTATCGAATATTATCCTAAGCACAATAAAGTTTTCCTGTCTCGCTTGGTTGAAAAAATCAAAAGCGACGAAGTGCACTCCGCGGACTTTAAAATTCATGAAATCATCGAACAGTATGGCAGCATTGATTTGCTGGCTTTCGATGTTCCCTTTCAGTTACCAAACACTCTAAGAAATCCCTGCTGCGGGGAGATTGAAACCTGCAATCATCAGCCGCATATCAAGTGGATGTGGGACTACACGCGCAAGCTGCATAAAAAGAAAAAGCCGCGCAAACTTTTTACGCCTTACACGCAACGTTGTGTGGAAATGTATCTGTCGACGGAAATCGAAGAGCCGTTCCATTTGCAACATGCGATGGGGGCGAACATGGCGCCGCTTCTGGCGCGCGCGATGTTTTTAAAACAGAAATTGAATATGAAGGTGATCGAGGTGTTTCCGAAGCTGTCGTTATGGCGCATCGGGCGTTCTCTTCATGTGATGAAAAGCCATCTTCTTTTTCACAAGCATGCAATTGGTGGAGATGAAAGTCGCCGCGCGATTCTGCACGCCCTGAGTACCCACAATATTGCGTTCGTATATGATCAGGACGTCAAATTAATGATCGAAAACAATCATGCTTTTGAGTCCTTCATATGTGCTCTGACGGCGTTCTTAAGCTTTAAGGGGCTGACAGAGCCACGTCCCGAGGGATTCCCGTCGAATGAAGACTGGGTGGAATTCCCCGTGTCATCCATCAAGTGGAACTCATTTTAA
- a CDS encoding galactokinase yields MQKIIVKSPTRVDLAGGTLDLWPLYLFINGASTVNVAIDVYTNVELTPHEDSTIVLESADLKVRKAYSNLVEALADTDPQMILLQTQLRYWMPTKGFSLKTSSESPVGGGLGGSSSLTIGLMKAFAQFCNRPFRDVHHMVHSAHNIEAEILNTPTGTQDYYPAASGGLNILRYGYDGIQQEVMDVSKTPLAEKFMLIYTGKAHHSGLNNFEVMKDSVAKDPGTIQALRDLKVIAIETEHAVRSGNWNELGNLFKREFEARVRLAPEFSSPEIRRLSELSLQNGAEAVKICGAGGGGCVLVWCPPENKKGVADACQKAGFQVMGAKPVNPL; encoded by the coding sequence ATGCAGAAAATTATCGTTAAATCACCAACACGCGTGGATTTGGCAGGGGGCACTCTTGATTTGTGGCCCCTTTATTTATTCATCAATGGTGCATCCACTGTGAACGTTGCTATCGACGTTTACACGAACGTGGAACTGACTCCGCATGAAGACTCTACTATAGTCCTGGAATCTGCTGATTTGAAAGTTCGCAAAGCGTACTCTAATTTGGTGGAAGCTTTGGCCGATACAGATCCACAGATGATATTGTTGCAAACTCAGCTTCGCTATTGGATGCCGACCAAGGGGTTCAGTTTAAAAACTTCTTCGGAAAGCCCCGTAGGTGGCGGCCTGGGTGGTAGCTCCAGTTTGACGATTGGTTTGATGAAAGCTTTTGCGCAGTTCTGCAATAGGCCTTTCCGTGATGTTCACCATATGGTGCATTCAGCTCACAATATTGAAGCCGAAATTTTAAATACACCCACGGGTACGCAGGATTACTATCCCGCGGCTTCTGGCGGCTTGAATATCCTTCGTTATGGTTACGACGGAATTCAACAGGAAGTGATGGATGTTTCGAAAACTCCATTGGCTGAAAAATTCATGTTGATTTATACGGGGAAAGCTCATCATTCAGGATTAAATAATTTTGAAGTGATGAAAGATTCTGTCGCAAAAGATCCTGGCACGATTCAAGCATTGCGTGATCTGAAAGTGATTGCGATTGAAACCGAACATGCGGTCCGTAGCGGAAATTGGAATGAACTCGGAAATTTATTTAAACGTGAGTTTGAAGCCCGTGTGCGTTTGGCACCAGAATTTTCAAGTCCTGAGATCCGCCGTCTGTCTGAACTCTCTTTGCAGAATGGCGCAGAGGCTGTTAAGATTTGTGGAGCTGGGGGCGGTGGTTGCGTGCTGGTGTGGTGCCCTCCTGAGAATAAAAAAGGAGTCGCAGACGCATGCCAAAAAGCCGGGTTCCAAGTCATGGGCGCAAAGCCCGTAAACCCTCTGTAA
- a CDS encoding DUF4340 domain-containing protein, translated as MKKIKGRGILVMCLLVFGGYALYDFLAQKKAEEAKTASAKLFTMNTDQIDVIEISKSNGESVILKRSVEGWNLEQPLKDSADDASADDLIKMTSSERVYDVVKEGEGIDWKAFGLEQPAGSVKFTNSAGLSTTLHISGKTNFENNPFARRDNENRVLVVNSSWTTRLEKPVGEFRDRRFLRHKMASIEYFRLKNKSGIVEINLKEGKWVDAGSKKVELDQQKVRQLFRDIADARAANYIDGKMPTLNPLFTLNLKLGEQAWKAEVGQATDKRIYASVSEPKFQMLMGPGALDNLIDLKTEDLKVGATPKQDSKDQTGAQLAHEKDNL; from the coding sequence GTGAAGAAGATCAAAGGTCGCGGCATATTGGTCATGTGTCTTTTGGTATTTGGTGGCTATGCCTTATACGATTTCCTTGCGCAAAAAAAAGCTGAGGAAGCGAAAACCGCAAGCGCTAAACTTTTCACAATGAACACCGACCAGATCGATGTTATCGAGATCTCAAAAAGTAACGGTGAATCCGTCATTTTAAAGCGCTCCGTCGAAGGTTGGAATCTTGAGCAGCCCCTAAAAGACAGTGCTGACGATGCTTCCGCAGATGATCTGATCAAGATGACGTCCTCTGAAAGAGTTTATGATGTGGTGAAGGAAGGCGAAGGAATTGATTGGAAGGCCTTCGGTCTTGAGCAGCCAGCAGGATCCGTGAAGTTCACGAACTCTGCGGGTCTATCCACAACCTTGCATATTTCCGGTAAAACAAATTTTGAAAACAATCCCTTTGCCCGTCGTGATAATGAAAATCGAGTCTTAGTGGTTAACAGCAGCTGGACGACTCGCCTGGAAAAACCCGTTGGTGAGTTTCGCGACCGTCGATTCCTGCGCCATAAAATGGCTTCGATTGAATACTTCCGCTTAAAAAATAAATCCGGCATTGTCGAAATCAATTTGAAAGAGGGCAAGTGGGTCGACGCGGGATCAAAAAAGGTGGAGCTTGATCAACAAAAAGTGCGTCAGCTTTTCCGTGATATAGCGGATGCTCGTGCTGCGAACTATATCGATGGCAAAATGCCGACGCTGAACCCGTTGTTCACCCTGAATTTAAAACTGGGCGAGCAAGCGTGGAAAGCGGAAGTCGGGCAAGCGACAGATAAAAGAATTTATGCCTCAGTTTCCGAACCGAAATTTCAAATGCTTATGGGACCAGGAGCTTTGGATAATTTGATTGATCTTAAAACTGAGGACTTGAAAGTAGGGGCCACTCCGAAGCAAGATAGTAAAGATCAAACCGGCGCTCAACTCGCCCATGAGAAAGACAACTTGTAA
- a CDS encoding GldG family protein: MSKISKISFLMAGISLVCMTITRYLLGEWVPFCWLSLGMAVLFLVAGIIKDRAFFKEFLTMKTTKEGMSMGVLILLMLAVLAVVNYIGVRHYLTFDFSTAQSNTLAEQSIKLVKNLDDELKVYFFYKKGVEGNEENRRSFRDLIKKYQDINPRIQLNFVEVNEQPDLAKDFGVDKGSGTAFLEYKGRRNLLQKIDEQEFTSSLVKVTREKNKTIYFTVGHGEANLDEVKEGLGLNALKVMLERNRYTVKQLPLISEPKVPADADVIVIAGPIQNFLAHEVEALEGYLKNGGSLFIALESQNPANLDKLIRKMGIELGNNYVFNIVDTVMGQGINQGPVMGSVFSPLNEITKAFGQSEVTLFRHPQALKKVVEPPGMTIDELVRTSPKSMAFKSMNLKEDGPVGSFALVDQVVGQWDSDPQAKKFAAIIAGDVDFMTNQMLYQNLNRDLVLNSLASLAKEENLISISPKEPQATQLILTETKFAVFIFAFLIPLPLLLLGAGITLYSRRRSA, encoded by the coding sequence ATGAGCAAGATTAGTAAAATTTCATTTCTAATGGCGGGGATCTCTTTGGTTTGTATGACCATCACTCGCTACCTTTTGGGCGAGTGGGTTCCTTTTTGCTGGTTATCCTTAGGGATGGCCGTTCTTTTCCTGGTTGCGGGGATTATTAAAGATCGCGCCTTTTTTAAAGAATTTCTGACGATGAAAACGACGAAAGAGGGCATGAGCATGGGAGTTTTAATTCTCCTGATGCTGGCAGTCCTGGCCGTGGTCAATTATATCGGTGTCAGACATTATCTGACTTTTGATTTCTCGACAGCGCAGTCAAACACCCTGGCCGAGCAATCAATCAAGCTGGTTAAAAATCTCGACGATGAATTAAAAGTTTATTTTTTCTATAAGAAGGGCGTTGAAGGAAACGAAGAAAACCGTCGCTCCTTCCGTGACCTGATCAAAAAGTACCAGGACATCAATCCGCGCATTCAATTGAATTTCGTTGAAGTGAACGAACAACCGGATTTGGCCAAGGATTTCGGTGTTGATAAAGGGAGCGGGACAGCTTTCTTGGAATACAAAGGCCGTCGCAACTTGCTGCAAAAAATTGACGAGCAGGAATTCACAAGTTCTTTGGTCAAAGTGACTCGCGAGAAAAACAAAACGATTTACTTTACGGTAGGTCACGGCGAAGCGAACCTTGATGAAGTCAAAGAAGGTTTGGGCCTTAATGCTCTTAAGGTGATGCTGGAGCGTAACCGCTACACCGTCAAACAGTTGCCATTGATCTCTGAGCCTAAAGTTCCAGCTGATGCCGATGTGATCGTAATTGCGGGACCGATTCAAAATTTCTTGGCTCATGAAGTGGAAGCTTTGGAAGGTTATTTGAAGAACGGTGGCAGCCTGTTCATTGCTCTGGAATCACAAAACCCTGCGAACCTGGATAAGCTGATCAGAAAAATGGGTATCGAACTTGGTAACAACTACGTCTTTAATATCGTGGATACGGTGATGGGCCAAGGAATCAATCAAGGCCCCGTGATGGGTTCGGTGTTTTCTCCACTGAATGAAATCACCAAAGCTTTTGGTCAAAGTGAAGTGACTTTGTTCCGTCATCCTCAAGCGCTTAAAAAAGTTGTCGAGCCCCCAGGAATGACTATTGATGAGTTAGTCAGAACAAGCCCAAAATCCATGGCTTTCAAATCCATGAATTTGAAAGAAGATGGTCCGGTGGGAAGCTTTGCTTTGGTTGATCAAGTCGTTGGCCAATGGGATTCAGACCCCCAAGCCAAAAAATTTGCAGCGATCATTGCTGGAGACGTGGATTTCATGACCAATCAAATGTTGTATCAAAATTTGAACCGCGATCTGGTTTTAAATTCCCTGGCGTCTTTAGCCAAAGAGGAAAACCTTATCAGTATTTCTCCTAAAGAACCGCAGGCGACGCAGTTGATTTTGACGGAAACCAAATTTGCAGTGTTCATTTTCGCCTTTTTAATTCCATTGCCTTTGCTGCTGTTGGGCGCGGGCATCACTCTTTATTCCAGAAGGAGAAGTGCGTGA
- a CDS encoding ABC transporter permease produces the protein MNGSMIILKKELKGFYFNPTYWIICFLVSLVFSWIYPLQLYGFAQLLMNYVAQQGIPANQLNIHYGVFLRQLSYLNLILIFVVPALTMKLFAEEKKLRTFDLLLTSPVTSLQIVLGKYLAALGAVAGIVFLALTYPLATAALAKLNWGPLLVAFLGIFIVGGVYAAMNLFCSALTENSLVAYVMSVILNVSIWFIGIGAEVVDSEVARKIFEHVSLSTHLSSLVEGTIRTNGLVFFGSLIVLFCFLAERVVESSRWR, from the coding sequence ATGAACGGTTCAATGATCATCCTTAAAAAAGAATTGAAGGGTTTTTATTTCAATCCGACCTATTGGATCATCTGTTTTTTAGTCAGCTTGGTCTTTAGCTGGATTTATCCGTTGCAGCTTTACGGTTTCGCGCAGCTCTTGATGAACTACGTGGCGCAACAGGGAATTCCCGCAAATCAATTGAACATTCACTATGGGGTGTTCTTACGTCAGCTTTCTTATTTGAATCTAATATTGATCTTCGTGGTACCGGCTTTGACGATGAAGTTGTTTGCCGAAGAAAAAAAGCTTCGCACATTTGATTTGCTTCTGACATCACCAGTGACTTCTTTGCAGATCGTCCTGGGCAAGTATCTTGCAGCTCTTGGGGCCGTGGCGGGGATTGTATTCTTGGCTTTGACTTATCCGTTGGCGACGGCGGCGTTGGCAAAACTGAACTGGGGGCCCTTGCTGGTAGCCTTCCTGGGAATCTTTATCGTCGGCGGCGTTTACGCTGCGATGAATTTATTTTGCTCGGCTTTAACTGAAAACAGCTTGGTTGCTTACGTGATGTCAGTGATCTTGAATGTATCGATCTGGTTTATCGGAATCGGTGCTGAAGTCGTGGATAGTGAAGTTGCCCGTAAAATATTTGAACACGTTTCTTTAAGCACGCATTTATCGAGCCTGGTCGAAGGCACCATCCGTACCAATGGTTTGGTTTTCTTTGGCAGCTTGATTGTGTTGTTCTGCTTCCTGGCAGAGCGTGTGGTTGAATCTTCCCGTTGGAGATAG
- a CDS encoding ABC transporter ATP-binding protein: MIQVKDLTKDYGPRRAIDHLNFSVNKGDVVGFLGPNGAGKSTTMKIITGFMAPSHGSASVAGFDVFENPIEVKKRIGYLPETPPVYGDMYVRDYLRYVAALKQVPKDKIEKSVDLAIEKTNLGEVQKRLIQHLSKGFKQRVGIAQAIVSDPEVLILDEPTVGLDPKQVAEIRDLIKALRGQHTIILSTHILPEVQATCEKIIIINKGKIVVEDSIQHLASMEQGQNRLLVRVAKDVPDMKAVLSDIREVISVQEGISHKEWRIDVRGGDDIVAAVSSRLVNQGLGLLEFSPSKMDLEDVFLKLTYGQERGES, encoded by the coding sequence ATGATTCAAGTAAAAGATCTTACCAAAGATTACGGACCACGCAGAGCAATCGATCATCTGAACTTTTCAGTTAACAAAGGTGACGTTGTCGGCTTTTTGGGACCGAACGGTGCTGGAAAATCCACAACCATGAAAATCATCACGGGGTTTATGGCGCCAAGCCATGGCTCGGCCTCAGTCGCAGGTTTCGATGTTTTTGAAAATCCTATCGAAGTAAAAAAGCGTATCGGTTACCTGCCAGAAACTCCACCTGTGTATGGTGACATGTATGTGCGAGATTATCTGCGCTATGTGGCGGCCTTGAAGCAGGTTCCTAAAGATAAAATCGAAAAGTCTGTGGACCTGGCGATTGAAAAAACAAATTTGGGCGAAGTTCAAAAGCGTTTGATTCAACATTTGTCCAAGGGTTTCAAACAACGTGTGGGAATTGCCCAGGCCATCGTTTCTGATCCTGAAGTTCTGATTCTGGATGAGCCGACGGTGGGACTTGATCCCAAACAAGTGGCCGAGATCCGTGATTTGATCAAAGCCCTTCGTGGTCAGCATACGATTATTCTTTCGACTCACATCCTGCCTGAAGTTCAAGCGACCTGCGAAAAGATCATCATCATCAACAAAGGTAAAATCGTAGTTGAAGACAGCATTCAACACTTGGCTTCGATGGAGCAAGGGCAAAACCGCTTGCTTGTTCGTGTCGCCAAGGACGTTCCTGATATGAAGGCCGTACTCTCAGATATCCGTGAAGTGATATCGGTTCAAGAAGGCATTTCTCACAAAGAGTGGCGCATTGATGTGCGCGGTGGGGATGACATAGTGGCAGCAGTTTCTTCGCGCTTGGTGAATCAAGGCCTGGGGCTTTTGGAATTCAGCCCCAGCAAAATGGATTTGGAAGATGTCTTCTTAAAGCTCACTTACGGCCAAGAAAGAGGTGAGTCATGA
- a CDS encoding DUF814 domain-containing protein has protein sequence MKAITQQELNNFVNHFEQVLKGAQLQEVLANDRGLALSFHNRTQFWLILDLVPNTPMMLVFENHCPFKKGPKPKPLGLFLNSNAKNLYVHDFKVLTEYGRVAVLTLANTTLKCELEIRLIPKQCNLIVRAQGKTIAWEKPLDLKEAPPVENPPEPRTLVELHEEWLSEQKHDKKPSLDPVVQWEKQKQKDLDKKRKALDEIQKQINAEKHLEWQEAGNFLVAHRTLEVPAHLEPFVNRRESINWNIENAFAKSKQLVAKKDGARERLEELIVEIAKLEKSQYREKQSVKPGLVDLMHKADARGRKFTLDSGALAYCGKSAADNLALLRQAKAWDYWLHLKDYPGAHAIIHRQRDQEISQAEIQEVASWVARESLSSKSLMVGQKVAVVMVECRFVRPIKGDKLGRVTYHSEKTFHFSLRQS, from the coding sequence ATGAAAGCCATAACCCAACAAGAACTGAACAACTTCGTGAATCACTTTGAGCAAGTTCTTAAAGGAGCCCAGTTGCAAGAGGTCCTGGCGAATGACCGGGGTCTGGCTTTATCGTTTCACAATCGCACACAGTTTTGGCTGATCCTGGACCTTGTTCCGAACACTCCCATGATGCTGGTTTTTGAAAATCACTGTCCATTTAAAAAAGGGCCAAAGCCAAAGCCACTGGGGCTTTTCCTAAATTCCAACGCTAAAAATCTTTACGTCCATGATTTCAAAGTACTGACAGAATATGGACGGGTTGCGGTGTTAACTTTAGCCAATACGACGCTTAAGTGTGAGCTCGAAATTCGCCTGATTCCCAAGCAATGCAACCTGATCGTGCGAGCCCAAGGCAAAACCATTGCGTGGGAAAAACCCCTCGATCTTAAAGAAGCCCCACCCGTAGAAAATCCTCCAGAGCCGCGAACTTTAGTGGAGCTACACGAAGAATGGCTTTCAGAGCAAAAGCACGACAAAAAACCATCGTTGGATCCTGTGGTGCAATGGGAAAAACAAAAGCAAAAAGACCTGGATAAAAAGCGCAAAGCTCTGGATGAAATTCAAAAGCAAATCAATGCCGAAAAGCATTTGGAATGGCAAGAAGCCGGAAATTTTCTGGTCGCGCATCGTACGCTCGAAGTTCCTGCTCATTTGGAGCCATTCGTTAATCGTCGCGAGTCCATCAATTGGAATATCGAAAATGCTTTCGCAAAATCCAAGCAGCTGGTGGCTAAAAAAGACGGTGCCCGGGAACGTTTGGAAGAGCTCATTGTTGAAATTGCGAAGTTAGAAAAATCCCAATACCGCGAAAAGCAATCCGTTAAGCCGGGCCTTGTGGATTTAATGCATAAGGCAGATGCCAGAGGCCGAAAGTTTACTTTGGACTCGGGGGCTTTAGCTTATTGTGGAAAGTCAGCTGCCGACAACTTGGCATTGTTACGACAAGCCAAGGCATGGGACTACTGGCTGCATTTAAAAGATTATCCTGGAGCGCACGCTATCATTCATCGTCAAAGAGATCAGGAGATTTCCCAAGCTGAAATCCAGGAAGTCGCCTCCTGGGTGGCAAGGGAATCTTTGTCGTCCAAATCCCTTATGGTGGGGCAAAAAGTCGCTGTGGTGATGGTGGAGTGTCGTTTTGTTCGTCCCATCAAGGGAGATAAACTGGGTCGCGTGACTTATCACTCGGAAAAGACCTTTCATTTTTCTTTGCGTCAATCTTGA
- a CDS encoding DNA-dependent DNA polymerase: MKNDALLKIVETQLQETKYMREKTSDFINRVVQLYTLQLMGQGNIPLDYMEEVLADVEAEAIEMYRKKTYGFLTLEEYRRHKFRQADDN; encoded by the coding sequence ATGAAAAATGATGCTTTGCTAAAGATCGTCGAAACTCAACTTCAAGAAACTAAGTACATGCGTGAGAAAACGTCTGATTTTATCAATCGCGTGGTGCAACTTTACACTTTGCAATTGATGGGTCAGGGCAATATCCCTTTAGACTACATGGAAGAAGTTTTGGCCGACGTCGAAGCAGAAGCGATCGAAATGTACCGCAAAAAAACCTACGGCTTCCTGACTTTGGAAGAATACCGCCGCCACAAATTCCGCCAAGCCGACGACAATTAG
- a CDS encoding transposase, producing MKQQTFSGMHTHWKYRHCHGGSLRKSLKGRGARPLSSKEPIHLVFKVNKTAVHGGLRSPRTFSLINNLLRKYSRKFFVSVEQHSVQKDHIHILLRGGKRSQLQSFFRVLAGQFAQRLTDTFSTKHEGEKIWKHRPFSRVVKGYRAYRIVRDYIQLNECETKGRPYSKSRLRGLTQEQLIELWN from the coding sequence TTGAAACAACAAACTTTTTCTGGAATGCATACGCATTGGAAATATAGACACTGTCATGGAGGATCTTTGCGGAAATCTCTAAAGGGCCGAGGTGCGCGCCCGCTTTCCAGTAAGGAACCGATTCACCTGGTTTTTAAAGTGAATAAAACGGCGGTTCACGGTGGACTGCGCAGTCCTCGGACATTTTCTCTGATCAATAATCTACTGAGAAAATATTCGCGTAAATTCTTTGTCAGTGTTGAGCAACACTCTGTTCAAAAAGATCACATCCATATTCTTTTGCGCGGAGGAAAACGTTCTCAGCTACAGAGCTTTTTTAGAGTGTTGGCTGGGCAATTCGCGCAGAGATTGACCGATACCTTCAGCACCAAACATGAGGGAGAAAAAATCTGGAAGCATCGGCCATTTTCTCGTGTCGTCAAAGGCTACAGGGCGTACAGGATTGTTCGAGACTATATTCAGCTCAATGAGTGTGAGACTAAGGGCCGTCCCTATTCAAAATCGAGATTGCGGGGATTGACTCAAGAACAGCTCATAGAGCTTTGGAACTAG
- a CDS encoding RsmB/NOP family class I SAM-dependent RNA methyltransferase: MPYKTNSMQTTHPFYLHFQKVYGDRWSTLFAALQNSEQQVARVNNLGKQDDTATRWKSFETKERLPGCFWIPAGEGSHPERRSDELLDTYVMDPASVMVARALDAQPGDRLLDMCAAPGGKSLIMIEAIAEEGEIFCNDLSPERRERLKKVIQQYVPRQVRDRVWVTGKDGVQFGLKEPNSFDRVLLDAPCSGERHILENPKAQDEWSPRRTEHLATRQYSLLSAALLAVKPGGRIVYSTCSISPTENDEVIRKLLKKKKGEVKLLPAELGVGGEATEFGVAYMPDRCGFGPLYFAVVEKVE, encoded by the coding sequence ATGCCCTATAAAACGAACTCTATGCAAACCACACATCCTTTTTATCTGCATTTCCAAAAAGTTTATGGTGACCGTTGGTCCACACTTTTTGCGGCATTACAAAATTCTGAACAGCAAGTGGCACGCGTCAATAATCTTGGGAAGCAAGATGACACCGCAACTCGTTGGAAAAGTTTTGAAACAAAGGAACGGCTTCCGGGATGTTTTTGGATTCCTGCGGGCGAGGGCAGTCATCCTGAGCGTCGTTCTGATGAATTGCTGGATACCTATGTGATGGACCCGGCCAGTGTCATGGTGGCTCGCGCCCTGGATGCTCAGCCTGGTGATCGCCTGCTGGATATGTGTGCGGCTCCGGGTGGAAAAAGTTTGATCATGATTGAAGCCATTGCAGAAGAAGGCGAAATCTTTTGTAACGACCTTTCGCCAGAACGTCGCGAGCGTTTGAAAAAAGTTATTCAACAATATGTGCCCCGACAGGTGCGTGATCGTGTGTGGGTCACTGGTAAAGACGGTGTGCAATTCGGTTTGAAAGAGCCAAACAGTTTTGATCGCGTTTTGTTGGATGCTCCTTGTTCCGGTGAACGCCATATTTTGGAAAATCCCAAAGCCCAGGACGAATGGAGTCCACGTCGCACAGAGCATTTGGCAACTCGTCAGTATTCTTTGTTGAGTGCGGCGTTGTTGGCCGTAAAACCTGGCGGTCGCATCGTGTATTCAACTTGCTCTATCAGTCCTACCGAAAATGACGAAGTGATTCGCAAACTATTAAAAAAGAAAAAAGGCGAAGTTAAACTTTTGCCTGCAGAATTGGGCGTCGGTGGTGAAGCCACCGAATTCGGCGTAGCATACATGCCAGATCGGTGTGGTTTCGGCCCGCTGTATTTCGCCGTGGTTGAGAAGGTTGAGTAG